A genome region from Acidobacteriota bacterium includes the following:
- a CDS encoding class III extradiol ring-cleavage dioxygenase produces the protein MIPPDPTRERRTPRIRRVPSLFVSHGSPLTVVDADYASTLRKFGSRQKNLRAIIIVSAHWQTTGQIHVSSHPAPHLVYDFVGFPSWLYSFSYTARGDRAMAQTVALRLQRGGVDARLDPERGLDHGVWVPLSIAFPEADIPVVQISLPSPSRPETLLAMGRSLASLRSENVLLVGSGGLVHNLARLQDDTPDDIADAWAAEFDTWAREQAGKMNTAGLVDYQRLAPHAAAAVPTSEHYDPLLFIMGTAISGDTVMDVYEGFRYGSLSLRSFALAGRRREDRGY, from the coding sequence ATGATCCCACCTGATCCAACTCGAGAACGCCGAACGCCGCGCATCCGGCGCGTGCCCAGTTTGTTTGTCTCGCACGGATCCCCGCTGACGGTGGTCGACGCGGACTACGCGAGCACGTTGCGCAAGTTCGGGTCACGCCAGAAGAACCTGCGTGCCATCATCATCGTTTCTGCCCACTGGCAGACCACGGGACAGATCCACGTTTCGAGCCATCCTGCCCCGCACCTCGTGTACGACTTCGTCGGCTTTCCGAGCTGGCTCTACAGTTTTTCGTACACCGCTCGGGGCGATCGGGCCATGGCGCAGACCGTCGCGCTCAGGCTGCAGCGCGGGGGCGTCGATGCCAGGCTCGATCCCGAGCGCGGGCTCGATCACGGTGTGTGGGTGCCGCTGAGCATCGCCTTTCCCGAGGCGGACATTCCCGTTGTGCAGATCTCGCTGCCGAGCCCCTCACGGCCGGAGACGCTGCTCGCGATGGGTCGATCGCTGGCGTCGCTCCGGTCGGAGAACGTGCTGCTCGTCGGCTCGGGCGGCCTGGTGCACAACCTCGCGAGGCTGCAGGACGACACACCCGACGACATCGCCGACGCGTGGGCCGCTGAGTTCGACACGTGGGCGAGGGAACAGGCCGGCAAGATGAACACGGCGGGGCTTGTGGACTACCAGCGCCTGGCGCCGCACGCGGCGGCTGCAGTGCCCACGTCGGAGCACTACGATCCGCTGTTGTTCATCATGGGAACCGCCATCTCAGGCGATACAGTGATGGACGTATATGAGGGATTCCGGTACGGTTCGCTGTCTCTGAGGTCGTTTGCGCTGGCTGGAAGACGACGCGAGGACAGAGGCTACTAA